One Halobacteriovorax sp. GB3 genomic window carries:
- a CDS encoding glycosyltransferase family 9 protein, giving the protein MNAKVVSTPPQEIKKRMTLIQLTRVGDLVQTFQMARLLKEEHPEIELTLVARKQYANPLKFLLVNVFDDIILLDTDKIFRSHESITLDKCKSELRKFLLRVNQHPASVSINLSFCKTSSYLHSLIHSEFKVGPYYDLTAQKVIKDKWSQYLYSTVMRGDLNPYNLVDLFKNIVGVKSIKSVEVKHQKRRHIVLHPFASQERKRWKNSKWSEVVYKLLKDNRDLKITIVGAKSDLIDCDDILNTPLLASFLGQIENKVGKTNIEEVYNLLDDKTLFVGHDSAISHLAATRGTQSLTIALGNARAQETAPYADGNYVLAPKTKCYPCFPDVSCSYYQCHADIPYQVVICAITNLLDGKELEEQTLLEGTSHFQLNGVELFKTRTNANGHQRVERVIKHSLNSKEAMRDIYTIAWQFLFNEAEEDASFPELSANAYAELKNDISGVKHCYELCEFGKKYSRYILEEISSKTPDLAQIKSYSAKIDEIDGLFEIVKNTFSRLHPVLDFLTISKSNLHGSNIVELSESSFLTYNDSSMLLSLIFDLINKTVTEYEKTNIKTSTKELR; this is encoded by the coding sequence ATGAACGCAAAAGTCGTTTCTACACCTCCTCAAGAAATAAAAAAGAGAATGACATTAATTCAACTCACTCGAGTTGGAGATCTAGTTCAAACTTTTCAAATGGCAAGACTTCTCAAAGAAGAACATCCTGAAATCGAACTAACTCTTGTTGCCAGAAAGCAGTATGCGAATCCTCTCAAATTTCTACTAGTAAATGTATTCGATGATATCATTCTTCTAGATACTGATAAGATTTTTAGATCACATGAATCTATTACACTAGATAAATGTAAGAGTGAGCTACGTAAGTTCCTACTTAGAGTTAATCAGCACCCTGCCAGTGTTAGTATTAATCTATCTTTTTGTAAGACTTCAAGCTATCTTCATTCCCTAATACACTCTGAATTTAAAGTAGGGCCATATTATGACCTGACGGCTCAAAAAGTGATCAAAGATAAGTGGAGCCAATATCTATACTCCACTGTTATGAGAGGAGATCTCAATCCGTATAACCTGGTTGATCTTTTCAAAAATATTGTCGGTGTTAAGTCGATCAAATCAGTTGAAGTTAAGCATCAAAAGCGTCGCCATATCGTTCTTCACCCTTTTGCTTCTCAAGAGAGAAAGCGATGGAAGAATTCGAAATGGAGTGAAGTCGTTTACAAACTTCTTAAAGATAATAGAGATCTTAAAATAACGATTGTTGGAGCAAAATCAGACTTAATTGATTGTGACGATATTCTCAACACACCTCTACTAGCAAGCTTTCTTGGTCAAATTGAAAATAAAGTTGGTAAAACAAATATTGAGGAAGTTTACAACCTATTAGATGACAAAACTTTATTTGTTGGCCATGATTCGGCCATTAGCCATCTCGCGGCAACAAGAGGAACACAATCTCTTACTATTGCCCTTGGAAATGCGAGAGCTCAAGAAACGGCTCCTTATGCTGACGGTAACTATGTTCTTGCTCCTAAGACAAAGTGTTATCCATGTTTTCCGGATGTAAGTTGTTCATATTATCAGTGTCATGCTGATATACCTTATCAAGTAGTTATTTGTGCAATTACAAACCTATTAGATGGAAAAGAACTAGAGGAACAAACTCTATTAGAGGGAACATCTCACTTTCAACTAAATGGTGTTGAACTATTCAAGACTAGGACAAATGCAAATGGACATCAAAGAGTCGAAAGAGTAATCAAGCACAGCCTGAATTCGAAAGAAGCAATGAGAGATATTTATACGATTGCTTGGCAATTTTTATTCAATGAAGCAGAAGAAGATGCATCATTTCCAGAATTATCAGCTAATGCTTATGCAGAACTCAAAAATGATATTTCTGGAGTAAAGCACTGTTATGAACTCTGTGAATTTGGAAAAAAATATTCACGATACATATTAGAAGAGATTTCTTCTAAAACCCCAGATCTTGCACAAATCAAATCTTACTCTGCAAAGATTGATGAAATAGATGGGCTATTTGAAATCGTGAAGAACACGTTCTCACGTTTACACCCTGTTCTAGACTTCCTAACAATAAGCAAGTCTAATTTGCATGGTTCAAATATTGTAGAGCTATCGGAATCTTCATTTCTTACTTACAATGACTCTTCTATGCTTTTGAGTTTAATTTTTGATCTAATTAATAAGACGGTAACGGAATACGAGAAAACTAATATTAAAACATCGACAAAGGAATTGCGATGA
- a CDS encoding sensor histidine kinase, with the protein MENKGHTGTQKDKRSLVIDEESKDSSSSFFSYIESEILLVQNNIQDTSVSIKSSDYSHLISLLKKGTFTSENLPLSMKDMMRTIDQTRKSQSLKEFFLTIFNAPIFKNVSQLQFVIHRLGNKSADSYTVGDGVIKGKKVPIEKYNSLFTSISKSKSHSFDQGTLLSGIIDSSGFFLADAQRLRGSSLIIVLSNNSFLPPDISEINKLKFLTSVIVESFERHINLETTQRRKEYAQELIKNLPLEIDLSQGDAKGKDSFQQEIDGHLVTLTFPSETSVTNIYHHERISLLGDLLNTLQHELSNPLFGLNLSTSMLLMEEFNEDAKETIQEISESIKRCEQIIKSFSHLYKDKSTNTKISLIGLIKETLILAKSESKQIQKKIHHELDDSDFLISTNPTWVSQILFNLIINSSQALNSTERRDKQINITLEKDNDYFIVQVEDNGPGIAKPFIDKIFDPFYTTKKTGTGLGLSICQNLAKKLGGKLEFIHKSNGACFKLVIKNEENSTY; encoded by the coding sequence ATGGAAAATAAAGGCCATACCGGAACTCAAAAAGACAAGAGAAGTTTAGTAATAGATGAAGAGTCGAAAGACTCTTCATCATCTTTTTTCTCATATATAGAATCAGAAATTCTTTTAGTTCAAAATAATATTCAAGATACAAGTGTTTCAATTAAATCTTCTGATTATTCTCATTTAATTTCTTTACTTAAAAAAGGAACTTTCACATCAGAGAACTTACCTCTCAGTATGAAAGATATGATGAGAACAATTGACCAAACAAGAAAATCTCAGTCCTTAAAGGAATTTTTTCTAACGATCTTCAATGCTCCTATTTTTAAAAATGTAAGCCAACTACAATTTGTCATTCACAGACTAGGGAATAAGTCTGCTGATAGTTACACTGTGGGAGATGGCGTTATAAAAGGTAAGAAAGTTCCAATTGAGAAGTACAACTCGCTCTTTACAAGTATATCTAAAAGTAAATCTCATTCATTTGATCAAGGGACCCTTTTGTCTGGGATCATTGACTCTTCAGGCTTTTTTCTTGCTGATGCACAAAGACTAAGAGGTTCTAGTCTCATAATCGTTCTTTCTAACAATTCTTTTCTTCCTCCTGACATAAGCGAAATCAATAAATTAAAATTTCTAACGAGTGTCATTGTCGAAAGTTTTGAAAGACATATTAATCTTGAAACGACTCAGCGTCGAAAGGAATATGCACAAGAACTGATCAAAAATCTCCCTTTAGAAATCGACCTCTCTCAAGGAGATGCTAAGGGAAAGGATAGCTTCCAACAGGAAATCGATGGTCACCTTGTTACTCTTACGTTTCCTTCAGAAACTTCGGTAACAAATATTTATCATCATGAGAGAATTTCTCTTCTTGGAGATCTACTAAACACATTGCAACACGAGCTCTCAAATCCACTTTTTGGGCTTAATCTTTCAACTTCAATGCTTCTAATGGAAGAGTTCAATGAAGATGCTAAAGAGACGATTCAAGAGATCTCAGAGTCAATTAAGCGCTGTGAACAAATTATTAAAAGTTTCTCCCATCTTTATAAAGACAAGAGTACAAATACTAAGATCTCTCTCATAGGCTTAATTAAAGAGACTCTCATACTAGCAAAAAGTGAATCGAAGCAAATTCAAAAGAAGATTCACCACGAATTAGATGATAGCGACTTCTTAATTTCAACAAACCCTACATGGGTCTCTCAAATCCTTTTCAATCTCATTATTAATAGTTCACAAGCTTTAAATTCAACTGAAAGAAGGGACAAGCAAATCAATATTACACTGGAAAAGGACAATGATTATTTCATTGTTCAAGTTGAGGATAATGGGCCAGGTATTGCGAAACCTTTTATTGATAAAATATTTGATCCATTTTACACAACAAAGAAGACAGGAACAGGTCTTGGTCTTTCTATCTGTCAAAACCTAGCCAAAAAGCTCGGTGGTAAGTTAGAATTTATCCATAAAAGCAATGGAGCTTGTTTTAAACTAGTGATTAAAAATGAAGAAAATTCTACTTATTGA
- a CDS encoding response regulator, which produces MKKILLIEDEPLIQKSLKKLLEKKGADVSIESSGKMAIEQIINKDFDRIICDLMLQDITGFDVIEESKKKFSKEEISEKFIIITAYTSEQTLNKAEYYGCRLLGKPFENINEALKTFLGEN; this is translated from the coding sequence ATGAAGAAAATTCTACTTATTGAAGATGAACCTCTCATTCAAAAGTCTTTAAAAAAACTTTTGGAAAAAAAAGGTGCAGATGTCTCAATAGAGTCCTCAGGAAAAATGGCGATTGAACAAATCATAAACAAGGATTTTGATCGAATCATCTGTGATCTTATGCTTCAAGACATAACAGGCTTCGATGTCATTGAAGAATCCAAAAAGAAATTTTCTAAAGAAGAAATATCCGAAAAATTTATTATCATCACGGCCTATACATCTGAACAGACTCTCAATAAAGCTGAGTACTACGGATGTCGTTTACTAGGTAAACCTTTTGAAAATATAAATGAAGCTCTTAAGACATTTCTTGGAGAAAATTAA
- a CDS encoding NAD(+)/NADH kinase: protein MSSKKVKHVSIILKPRVVNEFSTILPNLTKWLMRRKKTISFATTELERIKKIFKNVPKNITFLNEKEIHEQSDLIITFGGDGTFIGHARKCKRNSPPVFGVNMGHLGFITEFAKHEFYDGLEHAINGKFETTKLCLYSAQIFKKEKLISKSYFLNDAVINKNDISRMFTVEVEADDENIYNLAGDGLIISSPIGSTAYSLAAGGPIIHPSVNSMALTPICAHALTHRPMVISDRSKIVVKPTSSSEAVTLTLDGQEAFVIKNGERVVITKNTARYVKIVKNPERTYYHTLKEKFKHGRRDG, encoded by the coding sequence ATGAGTTCTAAAAAAGTTAAGCACGTTTCTATTATTTTAAAGCCAAGAGTTGTAAATGAATTCTCGACGATTTTGCCAAATCTTACAAAGTGGCTCATGCGTAGAAAAAAGACTATTTCATTTGCAACAACAGAATTAGAGCGCATAAAAAAAATATTTAAAAACGTTCCTAAGAATATTACATTTCTAAATGAAAAAGAAATCCATGAACAATCCGATCTTATTATTACTTTTGGTGGTGATGGTACATTCATTGGTCATGCTCGAAAATGTAAAAGAAATTCTCCACCAGTATTTGGTGTGAACATGGGACACTTGGGCTTTATTACTGAATTTGCTAAGCATGAATTTTATGACGGTCTCGAACATGCCATTAATGGAAAATTCGAAACGACAAAGCTTTGCCTCTACTCAGCTCAAATATTCAAGAAAGAAAAACTAATATCTAAAAGCTATTTTCTCAATGACGCCGTCATCAATAAGAATGATATTTCAAGAATGTTCACTGTTGAAGTCGAAGCCGATGATGAAAATATCTACAACTTAGCAGGTGATGGACTAATTATCAGTTCACCGATTGGCTCTACGGCCTATTCTCTTGCTGCTGGTGGCCCAATTATTCACCCATCAGTTAATAGCATGGCACTCACTCCAATCTGCGCCCACGCTCTAACTCATCGCCCAATGGTTATTTCTGATAGATCTAAGATTGTTGTAAAACCAACTAGTTCTAGCGAAGCCGTTACTTTAACACTTGATGGGCAAGAGGCTTTTGTTATAAAGAATGGTGAGCGAGTTGTGATTACAAAAAATACAGCACGCTATGTGAAAATTGTTAAAAACCCAGAGAGAACTTACTATCACACTCTCAAAGAAAAGTTTAAGCACGGTAGGCGAGATGGATAA
- a CDS encoding DNA repair protein RecN, translated as MDKTLKLSLETVSIKNFATFEDQTINFSGGFNSIVGETGSGKSLILDAIQLLLGARADRKLVRKDSEFATIEATFIGSSESTNRYFDDIGYPTEDDITIKRVIYANGKSKSFLNYQSCPLSALQTFSKKFIDLVGQFENQKLLSNDYQLILLDSYANLKNDVDKYQIYFSKYNDLLNKRDELLELNASRIQREEFVKFQINEIEKLSPEIGEEENLISKKESILNYEKNINALQVMSEIISDGDTNILALIHQCKNLSSQTSHDFSSLLEEIKSNVEQLSYEVSKNIDQEPLDESIDDIIDRLDLYQKLKRKFGGSIEAILEEYENLRKELNELNESEINLHNICAQIEDTKNKAYALAQEIHEKRSKATSKLSQALTKSVRQLKMDGATFDIKIQESQTMGPRGISSLIFMAETNPGEGYFAIKDIASGGELSRILLSLRQILSSNESISVFLFDEIDTGVGGETALAIGKSLYEVSKNSQVIAITHLPQIASFSDKLILVSKSSHNKRTISKVEEITGKNKREVIELMAPLN; from the coding sequence ATGGATAAAACACTAAAATTATCTCTTGAAACAGTATCAATTAAAAACTTTGCTACTTTTGAGGACCAAACGATTAATTTTTCAGGTGGTTTCAATTCAATAGTAGGTGAGACGGGTTCTGGTAAGAGTTTAATTTTAGATGCCATTCAGCTTCTTCTAGGTGCAAGGGCCGATAGAAAACTTGTTCGTAAAGATAGTGAATTTGCAACAATTGAAGCAACATTTATTGGGTCCTCTGAAAGTACAAATCGCTACTTCGATGATATTGGTTACCCAACAGAAGATGATATTACGATTAAAAGAGTCATTTATGCCAATGGTAAGTCTAAATCATTTTTGAATTATCAATCATGTCCACTTTCAGCTCTTCAAACGTTCTCGAAGAAGTTTATCGACCTTGTTGGACAATTCGAAAATCAAAAGCTTCTCTCAAATGATTATCAATTAATTCTTCTCGATTCATACGCGAATCTAAAAAATGATGTTGATAAATACCAAATATATTTTTCAAAATACAATGATCTACTTAACAAGAGAGACGAACTTCTCGAATTAAACGCAAGTAGAATACAACGAGAAGAATTTGTAAAATTTCAGATCAATGAAATTGAAAAACTCTCACCAGAAATTGGCGAGGAAGAAAATCTTATTTCTAAGAAAGAGAGTATTCTTAATTACGAAAAAAACATTAATGCTCTTCAAGTTATGTCAGAAATCATTTCAGATGGTGATACCAATATTTTGGCTTTGATCCATCAATGTAAGAATCTTTCGAGTCAGACAAGTCATGATTTTTCATCATTACTAGAAGAAATTAAGTCTAATGTAGAACAACTCTCTTATGAAGTTTCAAAAAACATAGACCAAGAACCACTAGATGAATCAATCGACGATATCATCGATCGTTTAGACCTATATCAAAAGCTAAAAAGAAAATTTGGTGGTTCGATTGAAGCAATTCTTGAAGAATATGAGAATTTAAGAAAAGAGTTAAATGAGCTCAATGAGAGTGAAATCAATTTACACAATATTTGTGCTCAAATAGAAGATACAAAAAATAAGGCCTATGCCTTGGCCCAAGAGATTCATGAAAAACGCTCAAAGGCGACAAGTAAGCTTTCCCAAGCTCTAACAAAAAGTGTGCGTCAACTTAAAATGGATGGTGCAACTTTTGATATTAAAATTCAAGAGTCACAAACAATGGGCCCAAGAGGAATTTCTTCTCTTATTTTTATGGCCGAAACAAATCCTGGCGAAGGTTACTTTGCCATAAAAGATATTGCTTCAGGTGGTGAGCTTTCTAGAATTCTTTTATCGTTAAGACAAATACTCTCTTCTAATGAATCTATATCTGTTTTCTTATTTGATGAAATTGATACAGGAGTCGGAGGTGAAACGGCACTAGCAATAGGTAAATCGCTTTATGAAGTTTCAAAAAATTCGCAAGTCATTGCCATTACTCACCTTCCACAAATCGCTAGTTTTTCTGACAAACTTATTCTCGTGTCAAAAAGTTCTCACAACAAAAGAACTATTTCCAAAGTAGAAGAGATTACAGGAAAGAACAAAAGGGAAGTTATCGAATTAATGGCGCCATTAAATTAG
- a CDS encoding UDP-2,3-diacylglucosamine diphosphatase, producing MSLYFISDVHVKQPNDFGDQLLTLFLRQDFQRGDEVYLLGDIFDLMIGGHEEYFEDYSNFFKTLKDIISIGVKVYFFEGNHDFHLEKLFEKFKKKHAIEEGSLVVVRGILVKEIAGKKYHISHGDDIEIENPNYQRYKKIVNNPLMRCVANYIMPYSLLNLIGKNASSASRKRNESRYQVTDDSHVKDKFRRSVLNVLEDEHYDFLICGHSHVKDDVILKQCRYLNGGYARIEKQCIKIKSNEVTFISLI from the coding sequence ATGAGTTTATATTTCATTTCAGACGTCCATGTAAAACAACCTAATGATTTCGGTGATCAATTACTTACTCTTTTTCTGCGCCAAGACTTTCAAAGGGGAGATGAAGTCTATCTTCTAGGTGATATTTTTGATTTAATGATTGGCGGACATGAAGAGTATTTCGAAGACTATTCTAATTTTTTTAAAACATTGAAAGACATAATTTCAATAGGAGTAAAAGTTTATTTCTTTGAAGGGAATCATGATTTTCATTTAGAAAAACTATTTGAAAAGTTTAAAAAGAAGCATGCAATTGAAGAAGGATCACTTGTCGTTGTTAGAGGTATTTTAGTTAAAGAAATTGCTGGAAAGAAATATCACATTTCACATGGTGATGATATTGAGATAGAAAACCCAAATTACCAGCGATACAAGAAGATCGTTAATAATCCTCTTATGAGATGTGTTGCTAATTATATAATGCCTTATTCCCTATTAAATTTAATTGGAAAAAATGCATCGAGTGCATCACGAAAAAGAAATGAATCCAGATATCAAGTTACTGATGATTCTCATGTAAAAGATAAGTTTAGAAGATCTGTTTTAAATGTTCTCGAAGATGAACATTATGACTTTCTCATTTGTGGCCACAGTCATGTAAAAGACGATGTTATCCTAAAGCAATGTCGTTATCTAAATGGCGGTTACGCTAGAATTGAAAAGCAATGTATTAAAATTAAATCAAATGAAGTGACGTTCATTTCTCTAATTTAA
- a CDS encoding PilZ domain-containing protein — protein sequence MDNKGIINEITRAECEGYLWDLNNGNLIKVPVKLRSHSLHRKEFHFDFDKKFSTVITNFIKGSGLVKVFIPRFKVAFEVDLIKLEEKNLRTSFPKKIKRFERRETPRFEPLFSIQFLIGGKKFECFDISEGGFSVVLGTLELPYLKWKEGQKSKGQIKFPLRNIDIEATIVAVQKIPPYKNDRFMYGAYRISFMFSEKYASMKPEIEKLMVSIGKLMSDLS from the coding sequence GTGGATAATAAAGGAATCATTAATGAAATTACTAGAGCAGAGTGTGAAGGTTATTTGTGGGATCTTAATAACGGCAACTTAATAAAGGTACCTGTTAAATTAAGATCTCACTCTCTTCATAGAAAAGAATTTCATTTTGATTTTGATAAAAAATTCAGCACTGTCATTACAAATTTTATAAAGGGCTCAGGACTTGTAAAAGTCTTTATTCCTCGTTTTAAAGTTGCTTTTGAAGTTGATCTCATTAAGCTCGAAGAAAAAAATCTAAGAACATCATTCCCCAAAAAAATTAAAAGATTTGAAAGAAGAGAGACTCCAAGATTTGAGCCTCTATTTTCAATTCAATTTCTTATTGGTGGAAAGAAATTTGAGTGCTTTGATATAAGTGAAGGTGGTTTCTCAGTTGTTCTTGGTACGTTGGAGCTGCCATATCTTAAATGGAAAGAAGGTCAAAAATCGAAAGGCCAAATTAAATTTCCTCTAAGAAATATCGATATTGAAGCGACAATTGTTGCTGTTCAAAAAATTCCTCCCTATAAAAATGATCGTTTTATGTATGGAGCTTACAGAATATCGTTCATGTTTTCCGAGAAATATGCTTCAATGAAGCCTGAGATCGAAAAGTTGATGGTCTCTATTGGAAAATTAATGAGCGATTTATCATGA